A DNA window from Porphyromonadaceae bacterium W3.11 contains the following coding sequences:
- a CDS encoding O-acetyl-ADP-ribose deacetylase yields the protein MEIRVIKGDITTADVDAIVNAANNTLLGGGGVDGAIHRAAGEELYHECKTLGGCATGEAKITKGYNLKAKYVIHTVGPIWEDGTKGEPELLANCYINAIKLANEYQLSSIAFPAISTGVYHYPVTLASRVAIDTLRRTNYEGLILIYAFDDLTYETYTDILSE from the coding sequence ATGGAAATAAGAGTCATTAAGGGCGATATCACGACCGCGGATGTAGATGCTATTGTCAATGCGGCTAATAACACGCTACTGGGTGGTGGCGGTGTGGATGGTGCCATACATAGAGCCGCCGGAGAGGAGCTATATCATGAATGTAAAACACTTGGTGGATGTGCCACGGGAGAGGCAAAAATAACTAAGGGTTATAACCTAAAGGCGAAGTACGTCATCCATACCGTAGGTCCCATTTGGGAGGACGGGACTAAAGGAGAGCCCGAGTTACTAGCCAATTGTTATATCAATGCCATCAAACTTGCTAATGAATATCAGCTCTCCTCAATCGCGTTTCCAGCGATCAGTACTGGAGTCTATCACTATCCAGTAACATTGGCATCCCGCGTAGCTATTGATACGCTTAGACGGACAAATTACGAAGGACTCATCCTGATTTATGCTTTTGATGACCTGACCTATGAGACCTACACAG